In a genomic window of Cytobacillus sp. FSL H8-0458:
- a CDS encoding phosphotransferase family protein has product MEHLFGHDWEIVPAGGATGEAFYAKNDEQRLFLKRNSSPFLAVLSAEGIVPKLIWTKRMENGDVITAQQWLNGRELKASDMNRESVAKLLRKIHSSKPLLGMLTRMGKSPLQPETLLHLIEEELDCDLKEQTAVIQSVDFLKKEVSHIRCEENTVCHCDVNHNNWLLAENNQLYLIDWDGAMIADPAIDLGMLLYWYIPKEEWSNWLERYGIQLSDDLLLRMKWYVIAQTLTSIQWHKNKFRFQEMDKWLSYLDELL; this is encoded by the coding sequence TTGGAACATTTATTTGGACATGACTGGGAGATTGTTCCCGCCGGAGGGGCGACAGGGGAAGCTTTTTATGCAAAGAACGATGAGCAGAGGCTTTTTCTAAAAAGAAACTCTTCTCCTTTCCTGGCGGTTCTATCTGCGGAAGGAATCGTCCCGAAACTTATCTGGACAAAAAGAATGGAAAATGGGGACGTTATAACTGCCCAGCAATGGCTTAATGGACGAGAGCTGAAAGCTTCTGACATGAACCGGGAAAGCGTCGCAAAGCTTTTGAGAAAGATCCACTCTTCAAAGCCGCTGCTTGGTATGCTGACAAGAATGGGGAAATCGCCGCTGCAGCCTGAAACTCTTCTGCATTTGATAGAGGAAGAGCTGGATTGTGATCTGAAGGAGCAGACTGCTGTTATTCAGTCAGTCGATTTCCTGAAAAAAGAAGTTTCGCATATCCGCTGTGAAGAAAATACGGTGTGCCACTGCGATGTGAATCATAACAACTGGCTGCTTGCGGAAAACAACCAGCTGTACTTGATTGATTGGGATGGAGCCATGATAGCAGATCCCGCAATTGATCTGGGCATGCTGCTTTACTGGTATATTCCTAAAGAGGAATGGTCCAATTGGCTTGAGCGGTATGGCATTCAATTATCAGATGATTTGCTGCTCCGCATGAAATGGTATGTGATCGCACAGACTTTGACATCTATCCAATGGCATAAAAATAAATTCAGATTCCAGGAAATGGATAAGTGGCTTTCTTACCTGGATGAGCTTCTTTGA
- a CDS encoding YtzH-like family protein codes for MPLGPQDQLNLLKDILSNHQTDCCGSISECEQLERLVKSLMINGNINQNVKTVLEEIYEYSQHGINSSRLDTHIESHQNDLSQWVQDIDQFS; via the coding sequence ATGCCGCTTGGACCCCAGGATCAATTAAATTTATTAAAAGATATTTTAAGCAATCATCAGACAGATTGCTGTGGCTCTATTTCAGAATGTGAACAATTGGAACGCCTGGTAAAATCATTAATGATAAACGGAAACATTAATCAAAACGTAAAAACAGTATTAGAAGAAATTTATGAATACAGTCAGCACGGAATCAATTCTTCCCGATTGGATACCCACATTGAATCCCATCAGAATGATTTATCACAATGGGTACAGGATATTGATCAATTTTCGTAA
- the trmB gene encoding tRNA (guanosine(46)-N7)-methyltransferase TrmB, translating to MRQRNKPWAKDKLAEYPQYVISEPEKHKGKWNEAFDKDQPLHIEIGTGKGRFLTGMAKANPDINYIGIELAESVIVTALDRIIEEKLPNIKLLNVNANDLRDYFEKGEVNRVYLNFSDPWPKKRHAKRRLTFRSFLEIYEDILVDKGEIHFKTDNQGLFESSLMSFSDYGMLLTFVSLDLHNSDYEGNIMTEYEEKFSSRGSRIFRCEVQYR from the coding sequence ATGCGACAGCGAAATAAACCTTGGGCAAAAGATAAATTAGCCGAATATCCTCAATATGTAATTTCAGAACCAGAAAAACATAAAGGCAAGTGGAATGAAGCATTCGATAAAGATCAGCCCCTTCATATAGAAATTGGGACAGGCAAAGGCCGCTTCCTAACTGGTATGGCAAAAGCAAACCCGGATATCAACTATATTGGAATCGAGCTGGCTGAAAGCGTAATTGTCACCGCCTTGGATCGTATCATTGAGGAGAAGCTTCCAAATATAAAGCTTTTGAATGTGAACGCAAATGATCTTCGGGATTACTTTGAAAAGGGAGAAGTCAATCGTGTCTACCTCAATTTTTCAGATCCTTGGCCGAAGAAGCGTCATGCAAAACGCAGGCTGACTTTTAGAAGCTTCCTGGAGATTTATGAAGATATTCTTGTGGATAAAGGGGAAATCCACTTTAAGACAGATAACCAGGGATTGTTTGAATCTTCTCTTATGAGTTTTTCCGATTATGGCATGCTGCTGACATTTGTCAGCCTCGACCTTCACAATAGTGATTATGAAGGAAACATCATGACCGAATATGAAGAAAAGTTTTCATCAAGGGGCAGCCGTATATTCCGGTGTGAAGTGCAATACAGATAA
- a CDS encoding YtnP family quorum-quenching lactonase, which translates to METLKLKNIKLSWLRGGVTYLDGGAMFGVVPKPLWSKRYPCNENNQIELRTDPILIQFDGKNILVESGLGNGKLNEKQKRNFGALEESFVEQDLAKHGLSPRNIDYILMTHLHFDHACGLTTPEEGKFSSVYPNARIITSRVEWEEMRNPNIRSRNTYWKENWESIQDQVEVFDGEWTLGPIKMVHTGGHSDGHSILVIEDEDDTVIHMADIMPTHAHANVLWVLAYDDYPMDSISAKEKWMEYGMKKNAWFTFYHDAFYRAVKWDEAGNVLEKVEKNKN; encoded by the coding sequence ATGGAAACATTGAAGTTAAAGAACATAAAGCTGTCCTGGCTTCGCGGCGGTGTCACATATCTTGACGGCGGAGCCATGTTTGGAGTAGTTCCGAAGCCTTTGTGGTCAAAAAGATATCCATGCAATGAAAATAATCAGATCGAACTGAGAACAGATCCTATTCTTATTCAATTTGATGGTAAGAATATCTTAGTCGAATCGGGTCTGGGGAACGGGAAACTGAATGAAAAGCAGAAGAGGAATTTCGGAGCGCTTGAAGAGTCTTTTGTTGAGCAGGATTTAGCCAAGCACGGTTTGTCCCCCCGGAATATCGATTATATCCTTATGACGCATCTTCATTTTGATCATGCCTGCGGACTGACAACACCGGAAGAAGGAAAGTTCTCTTCTGTATATCCTAACGCCAGAATCATCACATCACGGGTGGAATGGGAAGAAATGAGAAATCCTAACATCCGCTCAAGAAATACATATTGGAAAGAAAACTGGGAGTCCATTCAGGATCAGGTGGAAGTTTTTGATGGGGAGTGGACGCTCGGCCCTATTAAAATGGTTCATACAGGCGGCCATAGTGATGGACATTCCATCCTTGTTATAGAAGATGAAGACGATACGGTCATTCATATGGCTGATATCATGCCAACGCATGCTCATGCAAATGTTTTATGGGTCCTCGCTTACGATGACTACCCGATGGATTCCATCAGCGCCAAGGAAAAATGGATGGAATACGGCATGAAGAAAAATGCATGGTTCACTTTTTACCACGATGCTTTTTACAGGGCAGTCAAGTGGGATGAAGCAGGAAATGTGCTTGAGAAAGTAGAAAAGAATAAAAACTAA
- a CDS encoding PepSY domain-containing protein, with amino-acid sequence MNWKSFMLGVGVGLASGYAARELLSQKTAVSPERALANAKDAFKQEGPISGSWIQMKAEPYEKGHLKYQVYKGGISRFSGEEAEQYEFIADAETGTILDVFPLH; translated from the coding sequence ATGAATTGGAAATCTTTTATGTTAGGTGTAGGAGTTGGTTTGGCAAGCGGATACGCAGCAAGGGAATTGCTTTCGCAGAAAACTGCTGTTTCTCCGGAAAGAGCTTTAGCTAATGCAAAGGATGCATTTAAACAGGAAGGTCCGATAAGCGGATCATGGATTCAGATGAAAGCTGAACCTTATGAAAAGGGCCATTTAAAATATCAGGTTTATAAGGGCGGCATTTCAAGATTTTCCGGTGAAGAAGCCGAGCAGTATGAGTTCATTGCCGATGCAGAGACTGGAACCATTTTGGACGTATTCCCACTTCATTGA